Within the Molothrus aeneus isolate 106 chromosome 1, BPBGC_Maene_1.0, whole genome shotgun sequence genome, the region atttctcccttcccctcctctccccccatctttttcaagtttttccaCCTGCATTGTAGGAAATAGGGCAGTATATTGCCATACCATGTTTATTCTGAAAGGCCTTTGCCTGGTAGCTGCAGCTTCAAACTTTGTTGCCCAGTTTCCTTTGAAGTAGAGTGCATTTATCAGGACTAGGCTGGTGAGTGAATCTACGGATCCAGGAGGCAGCAGATTCTGGATTTTACCTAGAGAAAACAGAGGGACATTCACATATCTGTGCAGTTTCACTGTTTCAGTCTAAGAGCTGGCACAGTTTCTGGGGATATAAACCAGGGAAATTTTAAGTGCTGCCATAGCACTCATCTAGCTTGAGATTCTTTGCAAATATGTAGTTACTGAGGTAACCATGATTTGCAAAGAATGAGACATATTCCTCACACACTGAGATGGAGGACACTAATTTTAGTAAGAGCTTGTTGGTAGATGAGTAATTTAGAAAAAGTCTGATTTACCTTTCTGAGGTGAATTGTTTACCTGCCATGGGCCCCTTGGGCACAGTGAAGCCAAAATGACTCCTTTTTGATTTggagaggagaggctggaaCTCACCTTCAGTCTGTTGTTCAACACTGGAATTGATGTCTCTCCTGACTGCATCTGCTGCTCCCACAAAGTCGACTGATTGTGGCTCTGCACCGTAATATCTCTTGGCTAAAAATAAGTATTCCTGCAGGGCAATAGAGACACCTAACTTAGGTTTGCTGCCTGCCAATATGAGTACTATTACAGCCAGAGATGAAAATTACATGGGCACAAGCACAGTGTTTTCTCAAAGGAACAAAGTTTTTAGTTCCTTTCTCGAACAATTTTTTTAGTGGAAACACTCAATTTAAACATTCTCATCTAACTACATCTACAAACCACTCTGAAATTAGATACACATTccaaaaaactaaaattttaGTGTCCAAAGTCTAAGGAAAAGTATCATAGAAAATGTTAATGTTAAGGATAATAACATAATTTGCAAATgtagcaaaaatatttaaagtatatAGCTTATGTTGCCATAGGTTGATCATGAAGATTAAATGACACTGCATAATCTAAATAAAAGTATTACCTTGCTGAAAGGCAATGATTTTTCTCCATATAGCTGGTTGACACTTTTAAGTAGGTAGCTTCTACTGGGTTGGTTGATTTCAAAGCTGAGTGCTTTAAATCCAGTATGGATATTATCTGATTTGCCAATCTCTGTCttggagaaatagaaataaaaaggacATTATTCATCTGTTGTgtaaaaattctggtttttttccttcacacagATCCAAGTAAAGTAATTCTCCTTGGGTGATCTGTTACCTATATTACAACAGAAGAGGTGCTCTAAACTAGACatcataaataaaatgaaataaaagaataattttaaagtattaGAAGTTGCAGGTGTGGTATAGACACACATAGACACTCAGTGTGTGGGTATCTTGGAATGTAAGTGTTAAGAGCCTGaattatgtaaaatatttaaggGTTTATAAGTGGATATTGTGAAACTTTGGACATCCAGAAAACAAAAGTCAGAGAGTAATTCTTAAACAATGTGTGAGACTTGGCTCTATCACTCCCTTAATTTATGAAAGTAGTGTTACATGGAAGGTTTGCCCCTAAATTTCTTAATGTCTCTCAtaatggtttggggttttttttatatttcagtaATTGCAGTAAATTCTCTATATTGAAGTGACAGGATTAAATGAATGTGGGTTCAGAGTCTCCAATGAGCTCAAGGAATAAGCTGTGAGTTAGTAAATTTAAAATCTGAACCTGTGCTGTATTCATCTCATCATTTTATCAGAATTAGAGGCACAAACAGACCCTTAAATCTCCAGAGTGTTAGAACCCATAGCACTCTGTAATTCTTACAGTGAGGGCAAGTGTTACTCGTGAGGAGCAATCCCTTTCCTGTTCATGCCATGCAAATGAGATGTTGACATAACCCCTAAAATAAATCTTCCCACCATGGGATTTGGCTGTGGGATGCAGATCCATTCATCAAAACTAGCAACAGTTGGGGTTTTGTGGGCAGATTGCAGGGAAACAGCTCAACCCCCTAGAGAATAAGGATGACGGGAAAGAGCAGGGAGAAGAATTTGATATCACCATCTTTGAATTGTAAACTAGGAAAAAGCCTTTTCTGACTCAGAGGGATTACATTTGCTCTTCTGTATTGTTCTGCTATGTTAAATCACATACAAATTGAGACAAAATGCTTGCCAGTATGGCAAAGGCTTATCTCAGGAATAAAATTATTCCCATTTGTCTTAGATTTATTGCAGGCAACTGGTCTACTTTGGAAAATCCCAACACGTAAATTTATACTGTTAACTTCTCAACTGAAATGAAGGCAAATTTCTGAAACAGATCAAGAATAGGTAGCCTGGAAAAGTTAGtgttctggttttctttgtCTTGATGCTGCAATCAAATGTGTGGaagaacatttcttttcttGGGATTAGCTCTCTGCGGTAAGAACTGTGCTAGCTTTTGAATAGTAATAGTTTGAGAAAGAAATCTGTCCTCAGAGCTAAAGGAAAAAGATCAGAAGATCTATTGATCATCAAATGTTAAATTTTGCAAATTTGAGGTTAGATTATGCAATTCTGTGTAAAAGGGGGAAGCATGCAATAAGCGTTGCATTAGTTGAAGGTATCACACAATGCTGCACCAATTAATTTTGTATACTGAATCTGAGGAAAGCAAACATAAGCAAACACAAATGTGGAAGGAAAATACAGGAGAAAATGTGGCTATGCCCTTAGCTTGATCACCAGTTTGGGTGAGATACCTTCTGGAAACATGCACGTCGATTTGATAGACTCTCTTCTGTTCTGGCATAGACCTGCATTCTTATGGTTGTGGTGACATTTTTGGCTTCTTCAGCTTTGTTGAAGTGAAGTACCTGTAGTGGAAAAAGCAATAAGAAATGTAACAATAGAAAACTTGCTGTTTCAGTGAATTTTTCAGTGACATCAAAGGGACTAGTAATGATGACAGTCAAGCTCAGATTTTATTCTTGTGTCCAGTCCTTACTGAATATGAAATCTTTGTCTAGGTCTCAATGCCCATGTGTACAAAATAGCTTGTGCAAACTaagctgagggctgcagggcGAAACTCTTAGGTACCTGGCCTTTGTTGAGGAATCTGCCTGCTTTGAGTTATGCCCTGATGGAGTCTACCAAAGGAGAAGTCTTAATGGAGCTCTGCTATGCGTCAAAAAGCCTGAAAAGTGTACAGGCAGTTCCATGCCTTAAATCCCTTTCTCTGGACTTGTTCACCTTAACCAGGCTACATAGGGGTGCAAACAACCTTGGAACACTTTTCAAAAGAGCTGagtcttttgttttgttttgttttgttttcccttcatCCTAACAGAAGATCACTCTTTTTTTACCCTGCTGGGTCTTTATTGTCCTATAAATCGGGAGTTAGATCACTGCAGGTGGGACAACTTCTGCCACAGCAGAAGCAAACTCACAAGCCTCCCTTCCTCCAACAGAAGCTAGGTACCTGCATTAGGTGTTTAACAACCAAGCATTGGGACTGTTCTCACTGTCCTCTGATGACGCTATAAGCTTTGAACAAGTGTGACTTGGCATTTCAGTACGTAATTTTGCCTGTAAAATACATACTCCAAAGAAAGGATAGTAGTCTCAACACAGTTTTTCTCTAACCTTGTAGATGTGGATTTATGTTTAGCAAAGTGTAAAACTTGAAATAACTATAGAGAAAactcttttcctctgtttcaaCACAGCAAATTTCTGGCATGGAGGACATTACTCCAAGAGATCAACCCTTTCAGACAGCTACTTTTGAAGCCCAGACTCACCTTTGCCATCTCGTCTGCAGTGTTACCTTTGGCTCCCAAATAAACAGTAGCCAGGGCAGATGAAATGCTCCAAGGAGAGAACAATATATTCTTGTCACCATCTTCCTGCAATTGCTGTTTGAAAAAGTCAAGAGCAAAGCTTGTGTTTGCTTTATTCAGTGTATCCATTGTCCTGAAGCTgcacagaaaggcagaaaagatgCTATTAATGAACCACTAACTGTGATTGCTATTTTTTTAGAAGCTCCTCTTCACTGTTTGAACTTTTTTGTGATTAAAAAGCTTTCTAAAATTGCTTATATAAAGAGTGAGGAGCATTAACTATTATAAAGTCACGCAAAGTTTAGCATGTCCATGTTTCACTGATGGCAACAGCTATCATTTTTAGGGATGAACCAGCCTCTAACTGTGTTTCATATTTGTTCACCAGGAAATTTATTGCACTGCCCTTTACAGCATCTTGGAGTGATAGTTGATAgcaaattttgattttttgattACTCAGCAAACCTAGGCTAGAGACCACCGAGAAAGTGTCTCTTAGGACAAATTTTATGCTTCAATTTGTTTAAGAGTCTTTTGATGCCCATCTCTGTAGTGAACAAATACTCTGGTAACAGGAGCAGTCAAACTATTCCTTTAGGTCAAGACAAAACTCTCCTTCACTCCTACACTTGAGCAAGCACTGCCCCAACTATTGCATGCTAAGCATCCTGAATTACCtttctgacttttaaaaatgtcttgAAACCCTGTCTTACAGCACTAGCCCAGATCCTAGCTTCCCAGTTCTTCTGCAATAGAAGCTTTCTATATTCAGCAGACCACAAAGGCTACTATTTGTTATTTGCCTTGCAGGTTAGCTGAGGGTTCTAGTCAGAGACTAAGAGCTATTCTGGTTGGTATAGGATGACATTAGAATAAAAGATAGTTTGTGACCCTAATAGCTTGCAAACCAGGAGCCAAACTAGTACTTCTAAGCACTAAAGAGTACAAGAACAAATTACCTGACTTAGGCAAACACAATGGTTCTAAGGGTGCTGTGATATATATGCTAGTCAGTGAGCTCTAGAAATTATAGAACTCTGAACAATAAGTTGTCTTCCTGTATATTTTTAAGACTCATCTTCTAGGCTATGCCCGTGCAATCCCAAGTTAATTACTTTTCCCAAGCATTAGTTGTTTCCAGTTCAGATACCCGCTTCCTTTTTTCCTATTCGTCAACAAAGCAACATCAGACAAgaataagtaaaataaatagtATCTAGAAGTCATTACAGTACCTTGTTTTGTGTGGGAAGAAAGactgctgctctgggtgtcTCCAAGGTTTCTGCAGTTGACAGGAAGGGTAGGATGAATTTATAGTGCGCCTGGCCAGTTCTGCAAAGGTTCTTATGACTCATGACTCTGCAATGAGATTTGCCCTATAGGCCACATCCCTGTGGAAGAACTGAATCACCTCAGAGTAGGATGTGAAGTGTTGGTAAGAATGATACCATAGAAGAATTTTACAAAAGTGACTGCTTAAGTATTTCTATAAACACTTTTGTGGCAACAGGCTAGTAACAACTTGAACCCACACTACTTTGAACAATCTTTCCTTTGTGGTTtggagagtttaaaaaaaggcagTCACTGACCTACTTATTTTATGGATTGTATTACAGAATTTATCTCTGAGAAACagacagacaaaaaaagaaagggacCTCTTATGTGTGAGTTTTTCTACTGCCTGCTTCCTTCTGAGAAAGTATTTGTCATTCCTGGTGGGTTTCTCTTTTGGAAAAAGGGTTTTGTTAGTTTTGGAGGATTCTAAGACTGTACAGCCAGGGAAACTCTGTAACTGTGAGATAGGGAAGGTTAAAACGTAGGCACTGGACCCTGACTTGTATTAGCAGTGGGCAACATCCCTTGAACTTAGTGTGGGTCTTAGATTAGACTTCTATTTCTCCACCCAGTCTGGAAGCTGTTTGGCCCATGTAGCACATCGGAGATCTATTCCTTATTTTCCATTCCAGCGATTAATATTCTGttaaatcttctttttcttctttcctgggCTACTAAAATACCTCCTTCCCTGATTTTCCTTGCAATCATTCTTCTGTAGTCCTTCCTGTATCTGTTCGTCCCCACTCTGACTCCTAACTGAAACACCCTTTAAAATCCTACCTTGccctttatttcattttttctctcttcactgTTGATACCTCCACCTTGAAAACCTGAGTAGGAATTGGATACTTCCCCAACACTGAGCAGGATTCACTCACAAAGTCTATTTCCTCAGCATAAAATGCCTTTGGAGAGCTTTCTTCTGATCTGCTGTCTGTGAGCGTACATTCAACGTGGATTTATGTTGTAGGGTAGAGGTTTGCATGAAGGATCTCATAATGAGGAATGAACCATGGAAATACCTACAAAATTTGGTGCGGGGCATAGGAGGGATCCCTTGACAATAGTAACACTTCTGTATCAATGTAACTTGGGAATTGAAAGCTTTGCTAAAGTTGTTTTCCTACCTGTGAGGAGCCACATTACTTTAATTGGATGGTGTTCTCCTGCCCCTCAGATATTTTGAAATGGTAGCTAGGCAAAAGGGGCATGTTTCAGTGTGAGTTGTAATTTGATGTACCTGTTACGTTTTGCAGAGAGCAGCATAGTGTAGGAGAGGTGTTCACTGCAGAACTAATTGCTCCCATAGCGCCTGGGAAAGTTGTAATCTGTTTACATTGGCCTTAAATGGTTTCCAAAGCATAAATGATTTGAGTAATCTTTGCAAATTTAGCCCTGTTGTTGAAGAGTGATAGATATCTTGAAAAGACTTCATCCCTTAAAGCAATTGGTGTGGATTTTCTGCTTATAAAGTGGGGATGAACTTAATTTGCTAACTAGTGCTACTGCTTGCTGCCTTACAAGAAGTGACTGAGGTGTTCTGTTTACACAGAAATGCTGGGTTAGGCTGAATGAGAGGTTTGTGCTTTTGCACAAGGTTTTACAGCTACCTTTTTAGAACACCTCTTAGTGGTTAGgacataaaaataagaaaaacatacTGAGTAACTAAAATTATACTCATCTCAGAAGACAAAATATGCTTTATCAACATGATGGGTTGATAATATTTTCTAATATCCATTTAAATTAGCATCTCTGGAGGACACAACTCACTGTGGGATGCTACTGCTGACTCAGTAACGGCGGTGCTCCCACTCCTTACTAAGTCAACACAGCAGCACACTAGGAGACTTATATTTGTGTTAGTAGTCTCCTTCCTGTGGGAAGTAAACTTGTGTTCCCTCTCACTGCAGTCATTCATGTTTCCATTTGGTTAGGGCAAATATTGGCAGGATACCAGCACCCTGGCCAGCTGcataaaagcattttgttttcctccagtTTCACTGTAACTTTGCACACGTCATTTTGACTACACAGTGTCTGGCTCAGTTCATGCCTGGGTTCAGGAGTAGGTGATATGTTTGATGTCTGAACAGAACATTATAAAGTGCTCTATGAAGTTTCTTAAGGGTCTTGAGAAAAAGATTTGCTGTCACAGAAAAGTGGTAGCTTCTGCTCTCACACCGTATTTTTAGGATGCAACTTTCCATGGGTGGTTTTCATGTCCATTGGTAGCTTATTTTTACTATCAACTCTGTATAGCTCTTGGAAATCTGATTTAATTCACAACTAATGTGTTGTATAGACTAATGTGTTCAGGTAGATCAAAAGAAAAAGTGGTTTTGAAGGAAAGCTCTTCAGTTTTTCTGACATCCTCAAGTGTTTTTTACAATTACAAGCACTATTTATTTACTTGGCAGGGAAGAATTTCTGATACACCCAGCAGAGCACTCTATTCAAGTTTCTGACTCAGACAGAGTTGGCCAGATTTTAAACATGAAAGGATTTAAAATACCTCCAAACCTTTAAAAAGACTTTAGGAGATACAAGAAGCATAGGGAAGAAAAGAGTTTTGAAATCTGCTAATATTTTAATCCCTTTTTACGtgtgattttgttgttgttttaaatctctgtgtaatttatttaaaaactgtaaGGAGGACAGGGGCACAGGAATTGAGAAAATACTAAGAGTGATAAGGGCTCTACTCTGCATTTGTATGGCCTCCCCTTGAAtactgtgtgcagttttggacaccacaatataaaaaagacattgagTTATTGGAGAGTGTCCAAAGAAGGGCCATGAGGATgatgaagggccttgagggaaAGCCGtatgaggaatggctgaggtcacttgttctgttcagcctggagaagaggagactcaggggtgacctcatTGTGGTCTTCAGCATCCTCTGGAGGGGAAGTGGAGGGATAAGAACTGATCTGTTCACTCTCATGACCAGAGGAtgattgggcactggaacacgatccccagggaaatggtcaCAGCACTGAGCCTGTCTGAATTCAaagagcatttggacaacactcgCAGGGAACATTGTGTGGCTCTTGAGGCATCCTTTgcaggttggactcaatgatcctcaTGGGTCTCTTGTACCTCAGCATATGATTCTATGACTAGAAACATAACATTTTCTGTGCTAAGGAGGGCTTTTTCCTGGTTGATAACCCTGTCATAGTGTAACTGAGAGCATGGCATGAGCTGTACCTAACATtgtcaactgaaaaaaaacctataTGCATCACCCAGACTGATTATAACAGATTTTGGGCTGTGCTGTAAAGGATTTTTATGCGTGATGGTGTCAACCTGAAATCTCATATAATTTTTAAGTTAAAGAGATATTAGTTCTTTGAgtgtcctttttccttttaaagcttTGGTCGATAATACACGTgtctttattttgaaacaaagtaGATAGTGATCTGTTCTGCACCTCCTACAAGTAAATTTGCAAGCCTTCCCTTGCCAAGCAATCCTTGCTGACATACTCTAACACTATGTAAAACCTTATGAGTTCCCAAAGGGTGTGGTGAGGTTCCTGTATAAATATTATTGAGGCATTTTGTTCCACACCTGCAGAGGCAAAGGTGTGGTAAAATTTGACAGTTCCAGCAGAATTCCTCTTACTTCAGTATTACTTCTACATGCTTTAGCTTAGGCACTGTAATTAATAAAGGCAATGTTTGTCCTGAGAAATTCTGCTTTGGTAAGAATCACAGCACTTCTGATAAAGGACTGGTTTGTATATCTGAAAAGGGGTGGTTTATCTGTGAATGAATATGCATACTGTTTCCACACATGCAAGGGTGCAGTTTTCCTTTGAATGACTCAGGTGGTGAGCATTTTAAAAGTATCACAGGTCACGGATGACACCAAAAATATGAAAAGTGGCCTGAATTTCTCagccatgatacacagttctgCATTATGAGTCATGATGTATGTGTGGCTTGTGTGCTCTTTGGCTGAAACTTGtcatttttccaaagaaatctCTCAAAGGGTGGAACTGTATGTCAGCTGCACAACTACTCTATCAGAAAGCTGATCCCATCTTCCCCTTCCAGTGCTATCGTGAAGGATGTGCCACATTATGAGGTGAAGGATGTGAATATCAAGTCAGTGTATCTTCAATATGCATTTCTAAACAGGTGCCCATCCTAAACAGGAGCCTTGTACTTAGGTGTCAGAGCAGAATATAGAGGAAATACTCTCTTTTAAGAAAGCCATTTAGAtatttgctctgtttttcaTACAGTTTGATTGCAAGTATTCTTGCTTGGTGGAAAGATGCAGATTTTCCCAAGGCAGTTGGTCTTTTCAGAAGTTTCACCAGGAGAATTTTCCCAATAATCACTCAAGGAGATGTACAGAAAATCTTTGCTCTTCATTGATCTGCTTGGCACTTGCTGCCCCTTCATAGTTTCATGCTTTTTAGGCTAATCTTGGAACTGATATAAACTACCTGCTTAAGTGTACATACAGCAGCATTAATGCTTTGTCCTGGAAGAGGGAGACCCAAAAAATGGGGACTTGGACTGGAATTCCCCTTTTGGATTGACAAGAACCTTGTCTAAGGTGTAGTGTCATAAGCATCACTTGAACATATCTCATCAATGCCTTTGCCATTTCATTTTTCCATCTCTCACATTCCCTGCCTGTTGCACAAAGGATCTAAATCTCTTGAGACCTGACATCCTTTGCATGGTTCAAGTTAGCAGGCTTTTCACAGCCAAGGCGAAACTAATGACCTGATACATGACAATATAAGATGATCTCATGTTCGTTTCTGCTCTCAGGTAAAATTAGATGGAAagctttcattttgttcctcaaACTTTTGTGAGAGTGGCAAAGTGTGAACTTGCAGGGTATTGCACTGAGgaccttcttttaaactatcCTGATGAACATCTGCTCTTTACCAAAGCATTTCCAAACTCTTTTGATTCAACTGTAAGGAGATCTTCATGACTCTATTATCTTTTGTACTGATATCTGTGGCTGTTTTAGCTCTTTGAAAGCCAAAAGCAGAACTCTCTCTGTGTAGTTTAAATCTAGTGCAGTAGTCCCTTTCAGTTGCTTtagacttttctttcttcttggtGTATCACCCTTACTTTTCTTTGGCCTAATCTTCCTTAATATCCTTTatcttttttaatatcttttgcTTCTGTGGTTGCTAATTCCTTGTCTGGGAACATAGACAGACCAACACATAGGTCAAGACCAATTTGAATTCAGTGGAACGTCGGCAAGATCAGGCTAGGGAAAGTTACCAGAAGACGTGTAAGGAAGGCAGAGCAATGGCTCCCTGTTTGTAGATGGAGGAAGGGGCTCTCCCCCCACCTCATGCAGATGCAGCTTGGCCTCTGTAGCTGACACAGCATCATTTCATAGCAGATGGTCCCTCCAGGCCCCACAGTAGGAGGGGTAAACTGTCCTCCCactttcttcctctccctgatATTGCTCCTCTTAGAATCAAGCCTtgactccagccctgccctcttcCCTCACTGCCCACAGAAGTAGAGATTGCTGAAGggcaaggaggaaaaaggagggcATGGTAAGGGTGGGGATAGTCAGCACCTTGGGAAAAGATGGTTAATGAACCACATCCAAGGGAAATGAGGCAgaatgaaatagaaaagaaggaagaggaattgCTCCTGCATACAGCCCTGTGAAGTTCAATGATTCCTCCTCTGCCCCCTTTGATCTGTAATTCCATTCCTTACAAAAGCACATCTGGCACCTCACTATTCTCCCACTCCTTATTGGTGTCTTATCAGTGCCACTAAACTGGAATTTTATCTGCGTGACTAAGAAGTCAGCCCTCCTTGTAAGGATCTGCTCACCTCTAGAaacattttcctgttctctgaAGGTGCCACTAATAGAAATTCATTGTTTGCCTGCTGTGGAATGCTATTGCTAGCATTTAAAAAAGTAGGAAAGTGATGAATGAGTTAAAAAATAAGAGCATAAAattagtttggattttttttcctgggagtAGCATGCAATTTGAGACTGTTTGTTCCCTTTACAAGACAGCTGGACTATATGGTATTAAACTCTTTTTCTTGGGAACTTCAATACTGTAACAATATGGAAATAGAGGCCAGGTGCAAACAATATCCCAGTGATATTGCCAAATAATAAAATGTAGATAAAGTATAAGTAATGCTTCTGGAATAAAAATGCATAACATGAAGCTATCTATTATTTCACTTCTGTTCCTAGTCGTTGTTAGGAGCAATGGAATTTTCTAGGAATTTCCTGTTCACATGGTTCACTAAACACTCCTTGGGATTTTCAGAGGTATTCTGCATTGTCTCCAAGAGGTTTAAAAGTAAGGGAAGATAATCAGAGCTTTGCAGACTGGACATGGGAGAATCAAAATGAAGGAACTGGTGGGGCTCATTTTCACATGTGGCCAACTCCCATTTGGTGAGAGAAAACTAAGCTGGCTAGATAGTCTACACTACTTCTACATTAGTAATATTTGGatttatgtttaaaattaaattagtcCTAGCACTGCAGATTCCCCAAATTTAAAGATATGCAACATTTGACTGGGAAGGGCCCTGATGTGTTTCTGGAGTTAGGACCAGGTGACTGTCAGCTGCCCATTCCAGCACAAGTTGGTCTCTAATTCTGTGAACTTCAGGAGACCAATTTTTGCAAATAACTGACTTTGTTCGACCAAACAATATTACTTGCTTTTTTATGTATTAGAACAGTTAGTACTGGAATAAACAGTAAGGCCTCAGGGTCAAATTCTGTCATCTCTGTGGAATTACCTTCCCATTGTAAGACCACAAGAAAGCAAGCGAGTGTGGTCTTGTATCGACACAACTCACTAATCTTTTGAATGCACGCTTGAAATTACAAATATATGTGGGGTGTGGTGGTAGAGCAATAAAAGCCTCTAATGACAAATCCTAAAGCTGTATGAACCTTCTTCCATATTGTGCTGAAAGACATTCTGTGGATAAACAAGAGAATAATCCACCTGTACTTCATGACACAGCAGAAAGCTGAAGTCTCTAGGACATGATGCTACTATTTTGCTTTGAGGATGGTGAGATGAAGCTGTAGCCTCATTTGGTGGCACAAAGGAGAGGATTTGTTCCATGCTGAGTGGTGGACGTTTGATATCTGGCACATAGCTTGGGGCTAGATCCAGGCATATTCCTCTAGGGGCCAGTACTTTGGGTGCCTGTTATTGCAGAATCTGCAGTACCTCAATGTGGAAGGCTATCTTCAAGCATTCAAACTAATATTTCTCTATCTGGGATCTGAGGACTCCGGCATCCATTCCTTAAGGGGGACATGATTTGCCAAATTCCAAAACGATTTCTGCAAACAGGTCTGGGAacacatggggtttttttcttttaaggaagTGACTACTGAGGACAAGAATATGACTGCTtgttgctgtgctggcagctgaagTCAACAGAAATCACGAGGTAGCACTGAAAATATCTGTCCACATACAGGAGCAGATGGACTTCTTTGTGTCTTCTGTTTGTGAAGAAGTATGCTTTAATTGATAAAAACTTGAACAGACTGGAAATACTgcagttttagaaaaaaatttgctGAAATGTAAGTGTCCTTGGGAATTTAGGTGCCCTATTTCCATGACCAGATCAACAGAAACTCTAGGATCATAGTAAACACACTATTAGCTCTCTTGCAGTAAGTTTCCCCATTGTTATCTCTTGATCAGCAATCAGCTCTGATAAAAGAAAGTGGAGGA harbors:
- the LOC136562380 gene encoding serpin B10-like is translated as MDTLNKANTSFALDFFKQQLQEDGDKNILFSPWSISSALATVYLGAKGNTADEMAKVLHFNKAEEAKNVTTTIRMQVYARTEESLSNRRACFQKTEIGKSDNIHTGFKALSFEINQPSRSYLLKSVNQLYGEKSLPFSKEYLFLAKRYYGAEPQSVDFVGAADAVRRDINSSVEQQTEGKIQNLLPPGSVDSLTSLVLINALYFKGNWATKFEAAATRQRPFRINMHTTKPVPMMYLRDKFNLNYIESVQADVLELPYVNNDLSMFILLPSDISGLQKLERELTFENLSAWTNPELMEKMNMEVYLPRFTLEEKYDLKSTLSRMGIQDAFTEGQADFTAMSKTGDLFLSQVFHKCYLEVNEEGTEAAAASASTLASRSLGATIIFLADHPFLFFIRHNKTKTILFLGRFSSP